The genomic interval CAATGCTTGCCAAAAAGACCGCAAAAACTGAAGGGACGGCTATCATTTCCTTATAAAAGTCCCTGACAGGAGAATAAAACGGACGATACCAGGGTTTTTTGGGAGGATGTTCGTTGAGTGCCTCCTGGACTAAAGTGCTTTTTTCCAATTCTCGTATCAGTTTCCTGCGTGACTGATGCGTCGCACCAAATACAGAAAAATCCTTAGGCTCCCAGAATTTAAAACGTCTAAACGGTTTTTTACTCAGCCATTGTTTGAAGAAACTCATAAGACTCTTGGGAAAGATCAGGTTAAGAGACATGGGCGGAAAACCCGCCCAATACTTTTATGCGGTGTACAGGCTTTCAATCATATCTTTGTATTTATCCACAACAATGCGTCGCTTGAGCTTGAGGGTCGGCGTTAGAATGCCATTTTCTGTTCCCCAGTCCTCTTCCAGAAGCGCGAATTTTTTCGGTACTTCATAGCCTTTGAAGGAGGCGCCATAGGTTGCGATTTCCTTCTTGATGAGCTCCACAATGCGATGGTCATGAAGCAACGCTGTTCCAGTGGTTGAGATGCCATTTTCACCAGCGTATTTCTGAAGCATGTCTCGTGCGGGCACAATCAAGGCCACATTATACAACCGCCCATCACCATAAATCATGACCTGTTCAATATATTGGCTGAGTTTCAGTTTTTCTTCCAGAGGAGAAGGGACCACATATTTGCCGTTTTCCAGTTTATACTGCTCCTTGATTCGTCCGGTGATGTACAAAAAGCCATCACTGTCGAACCTGCCAAGATCTCCAGTTCGGAAGCCGCCATCTGCTGTCATGACGGAGGCGGTTTCTTCCGGCTTGTTGTGGTATCCCTTCATCACGTTGGGGCCATGCACCACGATTTCGCCATCGGGGCTATCTTCGCCGACCACGCTCTTGTCAAGTGTGACCGTCACATGGGGAATCGGTTTACCCACGCTGCCAATGCGCCGTCCGGCTTTGGAGTTGGCTGTAACCATCGGGCTTGTTTCGCTCAGGCCATAGCCTTCATAAACGAGAATTCCCATATTGTCGATAAAATCGGCAACTTCTTTGCTCAACGCTGCCGCACCACTCACAGCATATCGCAGACGGCCACCAAAACGGCCACGGATCTTGTTGAAAACAATCGTGTCTGCAAGCCAGAAAAGCGCTGAATCCACTAACCCCAGGGAACCATGCTGTTTTTTCAGAGTTGCTTTTTGCATTCCCATATCGAACAAAAATTTGGCAAGCCCACCATCAGCGTTCATTTTATTTTGCACACCGTCATAAATTTTATTAAAAATTCGCGGTACACTGAACAGTAACGTTGGTTGAACTTCTGCAAGATTGTCAATAATCGTGGTCACATTTTCCGCAAAACCAGAGGATGCGCCGCATGATACAAGACAATGGAGTTCCACGGTTTGACCGAAAGAATGGGCCCATGGCAGAAAAGAAAGACTGCGGTCGTCCGGATTGACATCCAGAATATCTTCTATCGCATTGACGTTGCTCATGATATTCCCATGACTCAACAACACACCTTTAGGATCGCCCGTTGTTCCTGAAGTATAGATCAGTCCCATCAGGTCATCCGGTTCCGGATGTTGAGAACTTGCGGGATGATCCTCACCGACTTTCAGCAGATATTTGTAGCTTTTATGATCACTGATTGAACCAGCCAGATCAACGACATGCTGTAAACATTCAATTTCTGAAGGCAGATTTTCCACCTGGGAATATATTTCATCATTGGCCACCAGCAAAACCTTGCTGCCTGAGTCCTGAATGATATATTTCCACTCTTTCATACTTTGGGATTCATACATCGGGACAAAAATCCCTTTCAATCCATAAGTGGCATACGCCGCCACCGCCCATTGGACACTGTTGTTGGAAATAATGGCCACTTTATCCTGTGGGCCAACTCCCAGTGATGCCAAGCCGCCCCTAAAATGATCAACCATTTGAGCAAATTCACCATAGGTAATCCACTCATAAAGTTTTCCATTTTTGGTTCCCAATAATTCACGGTCCTTGAAAGTGGCACATGATTTTTCCTGCATATCAACAAGATTTTTGTATTTACCTGGCATGAGTCGCTCCTGTAAAATGATTTGGTAATAAATCTGATCTAAAAGTATCAGGTGTTTGTTCGCAATGAATTGCTAAGGTTATCCCTAACAAAAATACTTATGTCTGTGAAGAGGAACTTATCAAATTGAACAAGTTTCTTTCGAAACATAAGATTTCAAAGGCTCCCGCATTGTGGTTAGCCACAATCAATGAGTCTGAAGAAGCCAATAAAAGTGACGCCATATCAGAAACAAAGCCACTGAATTTTCCCGAAATAAGTGGGTAAACTCTGGATTCTGTCTTTTAATCATGTTATGGATGCGACGTTCAATTCAAATTTTATTTATGTTGCTGAAATTTCCCTCAAAATTTTCTTCATAAGGAGATGTCATGAACTGGTTTATAATTTTTGGTATCCTGTTTTTTTGCCTCATGCTGTGTCCCGCACTTGTTTTCAGCATAAACTTTAAACGCATTCATTCCAATTAGACATACATTCAGAAATGTGGAGGTAATTCTCCACTATTCTTCACTATTCCCCGGTCCCGCCTTCATGATTTTTATTCACCATCGCAATGTTTTTGCATTATTTTTTGTGGCATGGTTGCTTATTTCCCAAGGAAACTCGCACATGATACAGGCCAAAGATGAGGTCGTTCTTGCGATTGAAGCCGCGCCCAAGACATTGGACCCCCGTTATGCGGTGGATGCTTTTGGCATGCGAATGACGCAGCAATTGCTGTATGAAACGCTGATTTATCCGGATATCAATCTCAAGATGGTGCCCGGACTTGCAGAACGTTGGGAAACACCTGCGCCCGATGTCCTTCGGTTTTTTTTGAAACAAGGAATCCAGTTTAACGATGGAAGCGCACTCACGGCAGAGGATGTGAAATCTAGTTTCCAGACAGTCATGGAGCCTGAAACAGGCTCTCCATTTCAGTTTCTTGGAACAAAAATCAAAGCTATTCGGGTGATTGACTCCAGGACCCTTGAGTTTCAATTGACAACGCCCCAAAGCTCTATCTTGTGGGATTTGTTACTCCCGATATTCAAGGCCAGCACTGACCGTAAAAATTTTTATGGAACCGGACCTTTTTTATTGAAGGAACAAACACCGAATGAAATCGTCTTTGTACCAAATCCTGGCTATCCCGATCCAGTATCCTATAAAAAACTGGTATTTAAGATTATCCAGGATGATAACACACGCTTTCTCAAGATCAGAAAAGGTGAAATTGATTTGGCCATCAATACGATCCCCTTTGCAAAAGTTGGTTTTTTGCAGGAATCCAACTGGAGTAATAAATATGATGTTATCGAATCTCCGGGATTGTCCTACCAGTATCTGGGCTTCAACATGAATCATCCGATTCTCAAGCATAAAGAAGTTCGTCAGGCGATTGCCCATGCAATCAATATTGATGAGCTCATCCAGTTTCACCAAAAAGGTCATTCTGTCAGAGCAAACAGCTTGATTACGCCGCAAAATGAATTTTATATTCCGGATCTTCCCCAATACAATTACAATCCTGACAAGGCAAAGCAACTGCTAGATCAGGATTTTCCCATAAAAAACGGAACTCGCTTTGCTCTGGAATATAAAACGACCACCAAACGTGAAGCAGTGACGCAGGCTAGGATCATCCAAAGCCAATTAAAGCAGGTAGGCATTGACATCAATATCCGCTCATTTGAATGGGGAACGTTCTTTACAGATATTAAAAGCGGAAATTTTGAATTATTTTCATTACTCTGGGTGGGTGTTGCAGAACCTGATTTTTACTATACCCTGTTTCATACTTCTCAAATTCCGCCTGAAGGCAAAAATCGTGGTCATTTCAGCCTTCCCCGACTGGACAGTCTTCTGGAGCAGGGGCGTCGGGAAATGGATCTTGAAAAACGTAAAAAAATCTACCGTGAAGTTCAAACAATCCTTTCCGAAGAATTGCCCTATGTCAGTATGTGGCACAACAACAATATCGCCCTTATTGATAAAAAATTGCACGGGTTTCAGTTGCATCCCGCTGGAGGATATTATTCACTGAGATCATTAAACTGGAAATAATCAGAAAAAAAACATATACCACTGCCCTTACATTGGGGGTGATTGCTAAAAAATGATTGAAAACTTGGCACCTTTCAGAAATTGTGAAAAGTAATTAACAATTTGAATGTGTCATCCCGACAGAGTGAAGTACGAATGACGAGGGATCTTAACGCAAGGTGTATAAGGTCACTCCTTCGTCGAGATGACAAACTGTAAACAAAAATGAAAGGTGCCGAAAACTTAATATATACTTGGCTGGTATTTATTTTTATTGTTCGGCATCACATGCTTTTAATTATTTAACCTGCTGTTATCTGGAAAACTATGCAAAAAACAGATTTGGAGTTTCTTGAAGAAATGTCTCAAAGAGTTGATGAATTTGTTAATTCATCCGCAGAAATGATGGAACTGGAACCTGTCAACGGTTACCTGCGAAGATTGATCCATAAACTAGCCGACATTTATCACCTTTCCACGCAATCGGTGGGAGAAGGCGAAGATCGTTATGTTTGCTTGATTCGTAATGAAAAAACAGCAATTCCAGCAGACAAAAGCAAACTTCTGGGAGGCTTGACTAGTGACACAAAACCCACATCACCCAAAAAATCTTATGAGAAAGAACCTGAAAAAGAACGACCAAGGGGAAGAGAGAAAGAACGGAATAGAGGGGATCGAGGAGATCGAGGGGATCGAGACAGTTCCTCAAATTCTGATTTTGGTGACAAAGTATTTCAGACGATCCCTGGAACAACGATTGTTCTTCGACAAGATGGAAGTGTTGGCATAATCCGAAAAGATGATAAATCACCGGTTATTGCAGAAAGAGTGATTGACAATGGAATTTTTAAAGTTGTGAACAATACGATTGTCTGTCCCGGTGATGATCAATGGTGATGATGCAGTCTGCTGTCGACAATTCAAGCTTTTCCCTCTCCTATCTGGGGGATGCCTGGTACGAATTGTGGTGTCGTCATTATATTCTGAGGCAATGTTCTTCTGCCAGGAATGTACATCCAAGAGTTGTCGCGATGGTACGATGCCAGACTCAGGCTGAAATTATGCGGTTGATACTGCCGTTATTAACCCTGGATGAAGAGCTTGTTTTTAAACGTGGAAAAAATGTGAAACCTCAAACATGCCCCAGACATGCGTCTGTCAAGGATTATCGCTTTGCCACAGGATTCGAATGTCTCCTGGGATACTGGTATGTTCAAAATAATACCAATCGTTTTGAAGAATTGATTTCACATCCCGTTGTTGATTCATTCCTCAACCAACATTTAAATAATGTTCAGAAATCTCAGCCTGAAGGATTCAATGTTTGTTCTGCTTAGCCTTTTAGTTGGCTCACTCACTATCTTTGCATTGCTGTATCCACTATTGTTCAAACCTGTCAAATCATATCTTAATAATGATAAATCCCTGGCAGAGTTTAACGAACAGGAGTCCTTGCTGTCGGCAATCACAGAATTAGATCATGATTATGAATTGGGTCGTTTGTCAGTTACAGATTATGAACACCTCAAACTGTACTTCCAAAGAAAGTATCTTGAAGAAAAACAGTCCATTGAATCCTCATGACAGCCATCGTTCATATCGCTGAAAACTCAATTCTGGATGTTACCTCGCATGAGCGGTTGTCCTCACAAGGTCTGTTGATCTATCCTGTTGTCTCCAGACGTTCTGGCGGTGTTTCAATCGGAATCAATTTGAATCCGGACAAAATTTGTAATTTTCACTGTGTTTACTGTCAGGTCAACCGAACCAGACATGAAACAGTGCCGGTACCATCCGTGCGCTTGATTCTGGACCAACTGAAACAGTTTTTTATAAAAATTCAGGAAGCCGGAGGATCTTGGCAAAAAATGCCCGTTTGTGATATTGCCTTGTCAGGTGATGGCGAACCCACTACGTATCCTGAGTTTGATCAATTGATACCAGGCTTAATTGAGTTGCGTCAGCAATTCAATCTTCAACATATTCCTCTTGTTTTGATCACCAATGCATCTTGTCTGCATCTCCCACGGATCCAGAAGGTTCTCCCAATTTTTGTTGAAAATGGCGGACGAATCTGGGCCAAACTGGATGCCGGAGATGAAAAAAACTGGCAGCAACTCATGCAGACGGATGTTCCATTTGCCAGAATTCTGAATAACCTCAGAAACACTGGAATGAAGTATAAAATTCTGTTGCAAAGTTGTTTCATGCAAATACATCAGCAGGAATTTTCTCCCACTCTGCTGGACACCTATGTGAGCACAGTACAGTCTCTGCTGAATAACAAAACACAGATTCAAGAAATTCAGGCCTATACCATTGCCAGACCGCCTGCAAATTCTTTTGTACGGGCATGGGATGATTCTGTCATGGATGAAATCGGCAAGATTTTGACAAGACAGATTCCTGTTCCTGTAAAAATATATTATGGCAGGCATTTTGACTGAACGACCACCCCTTTTATTTTTCTGAGTTGAGCATGGCTAAAGCGGTGATACTGGGCAATTCCAATTTGCCACATTGGGAAAGCCCTGTGACAATACATCTGGAATATTCTTTGTGCAGTGCCATTTCCTATCGTGGTGTTGGTTATAAAGATATTAATGAAGATCGTGTGATTGTTATACCGAATAAGAATACCATGATTGTCGCCGATGGCATGGGTGGGCCTGGTGAAGGATACAAAGCGGCTCAAATTCTTTGTGATATTTTGATGGCCTTACCTGAATTTGAGTCAAGTCCTATCCTTGCAGCATTGGAGGATGCCTCATCAAGAATTCGACAGGAATGCAAAAAAAGTTCAGCCGGTGTGTGTTATCTGATTGCGAAACTGGATTATCCCACCCTACACATCTGGTATGCTGGCGATGTCAAACTGCTCATTCTGAATCATGGTATCAGATTTGAAACACAGGATCACACATTGATCAACACATGGATTCAGAACGGCGATATTTCTCCTGACGATGCGATCCATCACCCGATGAGGCATATCGTCACTCGAGCGCTATCTGGCGATGGGCATGAAATGGATTACTGTCAGACAACTCTGGAGCCAAATGACAGAATTATTATTGCGTCCGATGGTCTTTGGGATAATTTTACGCCGATAGAAGTGGACAATTATGTTGTAGGCATTTCTCCATTCTCAGCCGTTGAATTGTTATTGCAAAAATCAACTTACAAAATGCGACAGGTCTATTCTGATCAATGGGAAGGACTACTAGCTCCCAAACCAGACAATATAAGTATTCTGATCACGGATATTCTTGTTCATCCAAAACAAAACTATCAGCCCGCTCATTAATTTTCTGAGAATTTTTTATGAAAAAAATGATTTTCTGGATCAAAAGTCTTGATCTTCAAAGATATCCCAATGGAGGATATTTGTCAGAAACGTACCATTATGGTACTCATCAAGTTGATAGCATTGACCCTTTATGTAGCGGTTTGGCAAGTTACTATCTGCTTCCTGGCAATGAATTTCTTGCGTTCAATCGTCTCAATTCAGACATTCTCTGGCATTTTTATTATGGCTCCACAATGCATCTGCATATTATGGATAACATGGGTCAATATTATTGCTCCAAGCTGGGAAATAATCTCGATCGTGGTGAACGACATCAGGTGATCGTTCGAAAAAACTTCTGGTATGCGGCAACTGTTTATGAAAAAAATGGTTATGCGTTGACTGGTGCCACTATTTTCTCAGGAGAGCAAAAAATTGATTTGGAAATGGGGTCGAGATCTAAATTATTGGAGGAATATCCGCAACATTTTCAGATTATTGAAAAGTTAACGTTGCCGTAATTTTTGCTGACACAAAAAAGAAGGGATGATCTTAGCGGATTGAGCAACCGCTAAGACCACTGAGACTTACCGACCATGCCATGAATGGCAGAGATGTTTGTCTGAAACAGGAAGAAGAGGTACCTTGCTCAGAAATGTGAGATATGCCAAAGCAAACGCTCCGCCAAATCCTGCGGTGATGAGGATTTCATGCAAACCGAAGGGAATATGGTAGTGTCCTGGTTCCTGCAATGATGGAACAACGATTAGATAGACTGCAAACCATTGTCCTAATGCGATATATCCGCCCATCGCCCTGACAAAATTAGGTGTTCGGCACAATGTTCTTGGCATCAGTCCCAGAAACACCGATACGAACAACCAAAGTATCACAATCACAAAGACCGTACTCCATGGCTGAATCATCGATCGGATGATCAAAAATGGAGTTTCTTCACTCAAGTCGCCATACCAGATCACAATATACTGTGAAAATCCAAGATAGGTCCATGCCATAGCGCAGGCAAATGTCAA from SAR324 cluster bacterium carries:
- a CDS encoding SpoIIE family protein phosphatase; this translates as MAKAVILGNSNLPHWESPVTIHLEYSLCSAISYRGVGYKDINEDRVIVIPNKNTMIVADGMGGPGEGYKAAQILCDILMALPEFESSPILAALEDASSRIRQECKKSSAGVCYLIAKLDYPTLHIWYAGDVKLLILNHGIRFETQDHTLINTWIQNGDISPDDAIHHPMRHIVTRALSGDGHEMDYCQTTLEPNDRIIIASDGLWDNFTPIEVDNYVVGISPFSAVELLLQKSTYKMRQVYSDQWEGLLAPKPDNISILITDILVHPKQNYQPAH
- a CDS encoding long-chain fatty acid--CoA ligase, giving the protein MPGKYKNLVDMQEKSCATFKDRELLGTKNGKLYEWITYGEFAQMVDHFRGGLASLGVGPQDKVAIISNNSVQWAVAAYATYGLKGIFVPMYESQSMKEWKYIIQDSGSKVLLVANDEIYSQVENLPSEIECLQHVVDLAGSISDHKSYKYLLKVGEDHPASSQHPEPDDLMGLIYTSGTTGDPKGVLLSHGNIMSNVNAIEDILDVNPDDRSLSFLPWAHSFGQTVELHCLVSCGASSGFAENVTTIIDNLAEVQPTLLFSVPRIFNKIYDGVQNKMNADGGLAKFLFDMGMQKATLKKQHGSLGLVDSALFWLADTIVFNKIRGRFGGRLRYAVSGAAALSKEVADFIDNMGILVYEGYGLSETSPMVTANSKAGRRIGSVGKPIPHVTVTLDKSVVGEDSPDGEIVVHGPNVMKGYHNKPEETASVMTADGGFRTGDLGRFDSDGFLYITGRIKEQYKLENGKYVVPSPLEEKLKLSQYIEQVMIYGDGRLYNVALIVPARDMLQKYAGENGISTTGTALLHDHRIVELIKKEIATYGASFKGYEVPKKFALLEEDWGTENGILTPTLKLKRRIVVDKYKDMIESLYTA
- a CDS encoding radical SAM protein — protein: MTAIVHIAENSILDVTSHERLSSQGLLIYPVVSRRSGGVSIGINLNPDKICNFHCVYCQVNRTRHETVPVPSVRLILDQLKQFFIKIQEAGGSWQKMPVCDIALSGDGEPTTYPEFDQLIPGLIELRQQFNLQHIPLVLITNASCLHLPRIQKVLPIFVENGGRIWAKLDAGDEKNWQQLMQTDVPFARILNNLRNTGMKYKILLQSCFMQIHQQEFSPTLLDTYVSTVQSLLNNKTQIQEIQAYTIARPPANSFVRAWDDSVMDEIGKILTRQIPVPVKIYYGRHFD
- a CDS encoding ABC transporter substrate-binding protein, giving the protein MIQAKDEVVLAIEAAPKTLDPRYAVDAFGMRMTQQLLYETLIYPDINLKMVPGLAERWETPAPDVLRFFLKQGIQFNDGSALTAEDVKSSFQTVMEPETGSPFQFLGTKIKAIRVIDSRTLEFQLTTPQSSILWDLLLPIFKASTDRKNFYGTGPFLLKEQTPNEIVFVPNPGYPDPVSYKKLVFKIIQDDNTRFLKIRKGEIDLAINTIPFAKVGFLQESNWSNKYDVIESPGLSYQYLGFNMNHPILKHKEVRQAIAHAINIDELIQFHQKGHSVRANSLITPQNEFYIPDLPQYNYNPDKAKQLLDQDFPIKNGTRFALEYKTTTKREAVTQARIIQSQLKQVGIDINIRSFEWGTFFTDIKSGNFELFSLLWVGVAEPDFYYTLFHTSQIPPEGKNRGHFSLPRLDSLLEQGRREMDLEKRKKIYREVQTILSEELPYVSMWHNNNIALIDKKLHGFQLHPAGGYYSLRSLNWK
- a CDS encoding cupin domain-containing protein; the protein is MKKMIFWIKSLDLQRYPNGGYLSETYHYGTHQVDSIDPLCSGLASYYLLPGNEFLAFNRLNSDILWHFYYGSTMHLHIMDNMGQYYCSKLGNNLDRGERHQVIVRKNFWYAATVYEKNGYALTGATIFSGEQKIDLEMGSRSKLLEEYPQHFQIIEKLTLP
- a CDS encoding Mini-ribonuclease 3, with protein sequence MVMMQSAVDNSSFSLSYLGDAWYELWCRHYILRQCSSARNVHPRVVAMVRCQTQAEIMRLILPLLTLDEELVFKRGKNVKPQTCPRHASVKDYRFATGFECLLGYWYVQNNTNRFEELISHPVVDSFLNQHLNNVQKSQPEGFNVCSA